Part of the Triticum urartu cultivar G1812 chromosome 2, Tu2.1, whole genome shotgun sequence genome, tgttattctccggcgacgacagcctcacaccgcagtcgaagcagtcaacccacgtactcccctccgcgtgggcatccactgtcgcgtcttccccagctccgcgtcgtccctttcctaggccttgccgccgtccaccgccctattgctctcgacgcggcgtggtcaacgcgGTCAAAAAACGACTTCGaccgaaagagtactgtacgtggagggGCCGACAGttggtccacggccgcagcaaggaagcgcctccttattacgcagaaaataatgattcctccacctgacagcagggacccactggacgggccaccgtatatcatgaaaaaattgtttccccctgactgctgggacccaccagctacatcttcgcacgcaaggaagtgcctgacagtcgggacccacccggtcgaagcatacgtagcgttgtcattctggtcacgaacatgtacgtacatacgatcggtctgtccgcaggctgcagcgatgaaccgtggccgtgtaaggaagggcatgtgtcgtaatagaggcgcacacgtagcatgtacacgtacgtatagtggccagtgtgcaagaaagtaaatacggccacgtacgtacatacggacggggtctcaaacgcctactcgcgcatacatacggccagggctcgtgtacatggctgggtcggaacggagaagcTGCTCATCGTCGTGATCATGGGTGggcaaccggctgggtcagaatggaatgcatcgtcgtgttcatcaggagccaaccggcttggatggaacaaccaatggaaacgaggcttggcgtactacagaacggaggaaacggccttgtgttcgaccgtccacggtcgaaacgggatccggttcatcgggaggggtctggcgtactgcaaaacggaggaaacggacctcctacggtcgaaacggggtcctgttgatcgagaggggtgtggcataccgcaaaacggaggaaatagacttgtgttggagcgctacggtcgaaacggcggtcctgttcatcgggaggggtgtggcgtaccgcaaaacaggactccacgggatactgttcatctccaccgtcgactgcctccacgggctactgttcatccaccgtcgactgcctccacgggctcatgttcatccatcgttgacctcctctagcctccatctgcgactattcatccatgggctcatgttcatccagcctccaccgttcctccaccggctactgttcagccagccctctccacggggtcctgttcaaccacccctccacgggctactgttcatccagccctccaccgactactgttcaaccagccctccaccagctactgttcaaccagccctccacggggtcctgttcatccaccggctcgatcgatcggggtactgttcatccagcggcaacggcctctactaccacgaggtcctgttcatccaaccccaccgggaactgttcatccaaaccccccaacaacactcactgttcatcaagaggcaacaacgaccggcttcagttagcagcagtagcgaaggaatcactcgggttcagttaacagcaagggatcgatcgatcactcgggttcagtaatgcgtagcctgcagtgcaatcgctcgggttcagttagagcacaacgcctcgctcaggttcagttaaaGCGCAACGCCTTGCACACACACATGTAcatacgagagaaacgcgcatcgctcggcccccgaccacccaccgtaaccgggaactccccgatattttcctcgccctcgcttctaccatggttttttccgtcatggacggtccaaagaatgtcatgcagctacgtctccggcccgcccaggacgaaaagcccattttctgtcatagaagtaggaccccaccacatctatgatgataccaggttttgtcacaattatcgtcatagaagtgtcataagtatgacaaaaaaatttcgtttggcccaaaatgtcagggatgtgtctttttttgtagtgttggctTCTCCACTTCCCGATATCTCCGCAACATTATGAAAGGGGGGATCGAAATCATTAACCATATCCCCCAAAAGGCGGGACACGATCTCCACCTCGAAGGGACGTGTCAAGGGTGGCATCGGCCTCGAGCCGCGCTTCAAGAAAAGATCCGCTGAAGTACTCACCTTGCAAGCGGAATACAGTTATCAGAGCGGATGTCGGACACAAGTTCTGGCGTTGAAGgcaagttcgggggctactgatggagtcatggactaaggggtcctcggggtGACGGCCCATTGTATACGGGCCGGACTGGTGGAGCCGTACTATGGGAGGAATTCTATGAAGCCGTGGAGTATCCTCAAAGTCATGAAGGCACAAGATCTCTTTTATTCCTGATATGCAATCTATCTTTAGTAACCCTAGCCATatcagtgtctatataaaccgaagggtgtAGTCATTAGGGAGAGGGCAATCTTCATCCCCCGTAGCCTAGGGTTTGCTCATACTaatctcgaggtagatcgacCCTGTAACACATATAtcgaatacaatcaagcaggagtagggttttacctcttagagagggcccaaacctgggtaaatacCATGTCCcttatctcctgttaccatcgatcctagatccacaatccgggaccccctaccccgaggtctgccggttttgacaccgacacctgacgagcacacaattcacaaaaaaGACCGTATGGGCTGTCTATAATGATCACACACAATTCTGATTACCAACCTGTTTGCCggatatcacacacatcttgtaaCGCCGAATCGTTTGTGTTCACCTCGATCACCGCAAACGGTTCATCAGAGCGAACTGGCCGTATATCgtacacaccttgatctggctgcccgtttctgttgttctgtctCATCGTAAACAGTTTGTATGGATCAACGTTTGCCTCGCAtagcacacgcaactaaaatctgaaccgtgtttgatgtatcatttatcacaaacgttttgcatcttttttgacggttttcagatcaccgtttgcgattaatgcatcgcacaaagtttcgtcaaagggtttctgatcgtagtgtcatgttagcagcatcctgcagtagtgcttTTTTTGTAGTGTTCCCGGTTGAACTGATAGAGGCCATTGTAATGTGAAGAGGATTAAGGTGCGAGGCAAAATACAAGAGTGCATGAATAGAAAGatgaatttgaaaataaaaaagtGACCCAAGAGAAATGAGAATATTTCCTTAGCATATTCTTTGGGTGTGAGAAATGATTTTGAAGTTAAAATAGTGGTCTGAGAGAAATTTGTACATACAGAGAAGTTTGCACAAATAGAGTCTACAACAATTGCCGATCGGGAGAAAACACATGGTTACCCTTCAGAGATTTGTATGCGAGGGAGATATACAAACTGTATACAATGAGAATCCTAAGTTTTTATGGATCAAACATGCAATATATATCCAAAGAAAAATACGACGGATGAACACTAATTCACAACTGAGTGAAGAGCTGTTTTCAGGATCTCGTAAGATAGCTTGGTGAAGACATCCAACTACGGCGTCGCGGAGGATGGTCCACGACTTGAGGAAATTCGTCGACGACGTCCTTCTGGCAGTGAAGCAGCAAAGTGGCTTCGGCGAAGGAATCAGAGCGGCTGTGCTCGGTTTGgtgttagagagagagagggagaataaCAGGAGGAGTCTAGAATCGATCTGTCAGCATAATCGGGACGGGGGTACCCGATCCACGGAATTAGGTCAGGGCATGAGAGGGAGAAAGTGAACTACAACATCCAAAAGAAGTCCACTTCCTTTCAAAAGCCACAATAGAGGTATGTAGATCGTTGGCAAGATCTGTGCCACAGAGGATAAACAGGCTAGAGGATAAAATGTCATCAATGACGCCTTTGCAGGCGTGCTTGCAACCCGAACATGGTACACGCATGCTGAGCATTGTGCATGTTCAAATGACTACGAATGCAAACCAAGACACGTCCAACACCTTGCATTAAATATGAAAGCAGACTACCAACCATAGACCGCCACATGTGTACGATTCCTAGGCGAGGAATTGTGTAATGTGGTGTCACGTGGGCTCTAGCCCACGTATTCAACGTATGTTCACACATATGTAAAGTGGCCACTGTGGTGCCCCCAGGCTTATATAAGGGGAGAACCGCGGCCACCAAGAGGGAAGAGCTCGACCAGAAGAAAAAGATACACACACACACCAGTAGCAAGGTCGGGAGTAAGATAGCCACCAAAAGGACGCTCGGCAGCGTAGTCTAGGCCATCACAGAAGCACTAAGCATACCCAAGGCTCATCCGAGCACGTCAAAGCTTTCCCGAGCATACTAACAACCCATCCCGAGTGTATGTAAACTTCGCCATATGACCACCATCAACCAACCACAAATATGAAGTAGGGTATTACGTCACCGTGTGACATGAATCTGTATAAACTCTACGTGGCAGTTTGTTCACTTTGGCAATGAGTTTACTTGGTACATTATTGGGGTAATCTAGATCATTAGATTTAGGCGATTAAGGGCTCTGATTACGGGGGTATCATTTATGCTGATACAACATTGAACAACTTTAGAGCGTTAGATGCAAGTAATCGTACGGCTGGTGTTATATGGATCTAATCCTACTCGCGCTTTTAATATTAGTGGAGATGGAGATGAAGATGAAGATAAAAAAGGAGATGGAGATTTGCTCTAATTACGTGGAAAAGCAATTTTTACAGGTATTTAGTGTGTTGGAGATGTAGTGTGCGCCGTAGGGAATTGGTGGCGCACGAGTGGCATGGAGCAGCGTCCAAAGCCATGAGCACACTCCAAGGCTCTTCGCTCCAACAACCCAAGCCAACCAAAACGAAAGCGGAAAAAAACAAACGTTCCACGCACTCCAACACTAAACACCAACGCTTTTCTCTCTCTTCACTCCTCCCTCGCTTCTCCATCTCcgcctccctccctctccctccctctccctcctcgcACCAAAATTCCTCTTTTTTATTTCACCTCACACCAATCCTTACCGTCCTTTGCCCTCGCGTGCTCTCCTACAACCCAATCCGGGCTGCTGGTCCTTGGATGGACTCGGGTCTCGACTAGCTATAGGCCCTGCTCGGCGCGGAGGGCGCGCGACACTCACTCCTAGGGTTCTTGGCCGGGGCTTCTCCAATGGTGCTGCGGCGCTTCGCCTGGCCCTTCGGCGGCCAGCGCGCCTCCTTCTGTGGCAGCTTCACCGGGTGGGCCGCAGGGATTCGATCTCGGTGCCCAGAAGCTGGATCTTTTTTCCATTGGTAATACTGATTTCATCTTCTTTTCTCTTGTCAGCTGGAGGGAGTGCCCCATGGGGCTCGTCGGGACTGAGTTCCAGGTGGTGTTCGATCTCCCACCAGGGCTTTATCAGGTGCGTTATGCTCGAATTGCCTAGATTATGCTCGAATTGCCTAAATTACGCGCGCTCCTCGCTCCGATTATGTATTTGTGTGCTGTTGCACTGTTTATCGCTTTGCTGCTAGGCTTGTTAGTTACGATTGGCGTGCTTGTATGTATGAGCTATGGTGTTTTTCAGACAAGCAGGATCGAGTTGCTTGTCGGGAGGGCTTATCGTGTTGATTTTGTGTTTGTCCTTGTGTCCAATTTTTCCTGTCAGACGGGTGCATGGACGGCAATGCATCTAAGGTTTGTTGCAGTAGTTGAGTTGTGGTGGATGGCCATCGAAGGTGCTGGCTCAATGTATTGTATTCGAGCATGAATGAACGGATGAACTAGTGAAGTAGTTATCATTGGCACACAAGTGAGAATGTAGCCGGTTCTTGGGTCGAGCTATTTTATGCGCACAAGCTGTATCCATTTTGCCAGCAGTGTGGCAGGCAGAGAGCTTTCATACAGATTTACAGTTAGTGAGCTTAACTGGTGATCTGACATTAATTGCACGCAGTGATTAAAATCTGCATATGGATGACGAGGGGTGGTTTACTGATGTCAGATACTTTTTAACTGTTACGCTTCTATGTGACCCTTTTGCTGCTTTCGATGACTGTCTTGCAGTGTGGCAGGCAGTAGCCGTATGAAAACTCTGGTTAGACATAGGATCACAAGGACTAGGTCTGGAATAACGTACAATTGGCCTACAGtgattttgttttgttttgaggaatgcctaacataattgaTGTCTTGTTTGATAACATATGCTACTGAAGTTCTATGATTGTAGGCCCTGTGCACTAGCAGATAAACCAGGTATGGTTGTAATAAATGACATCTTAGATTCAGTGCCAGATACGTGCCATATTTTTATGTCGAAACGATGGTAGCTAACAACTTCTGATAGTACCGCCATTCGTTGTAGAGCATGCTGCCAAAAAAGCGGGGAATCAAAAGTTGACCTGTTACATTTACTATTTGGAGTTTGAGGGGAAAGACTGTTGTTTCAGCTGCACCATTGACATTCCTAGTTTTGCACTTTGACCTGTACAAAAATTGTAAGGATTCAACTTACCCTTTTTCATGGTTTGGAGTCTTACCTGTTTCAAAGCCATAGACATGCGCATCTATCTAGTGAACTTAATAGGTAGGGAGTTATTAATCTTTAATGCTAAAAAACGAATCAGGACAAGAAGCTGTTCCATGTCTCCATAACTCCAGACAAGAAGTTGGAGATGTTATGTAACGGGCTTAACGGCTGCTCTCGATTTGAGTATACAACATCAATGCCTGTAATGCCGTTTGTAATTTGCAGTATGTTGTGACCAGGTTTCCTTTTTTGCCATTTATTCCATCTAAGCCTCTTTTCTGCTGGAAGCTATTAATACTTGAATTGTACCAAATTTGTCTGATTTGCCATGCATTGACATCCCTTTACCTTGTTACTTAGCAATCCATAAGATCTTTCAAAATTATTGCCTAATTAATTATAACCATGGAATCTTTCGCATACTCAATATTGGGTTTTGTATTTTGGCTGTTTTGCTCCAAGATTAGCACCTTCTATTTCTGCAAATGCAGCCAAGCATGACTCTAATTATAAAGCCCTTTGCTGCTATTCTTTTACAACTCACTCTCTATGTAATTGTAGGAAACATTGCGTTTATGCAGCAAATTTACTCACTTGTTATTGAACATTCTACCATTTATCCCTATAAAGATGTCAACTGGTGGCGGCGGTCTGGCCACCTTTGGGCTATGCCACCTAATGGATCTGGCAGAAGCATAGTTCGTTGGATCTGGCCCAGATTTATTTAAATCTGTAGCAATATGGGCATTGTGCTAGTGACGTTCCCAATGTGATTCTTTATAGTTCCGTTCTTAGGTTAGGAAGCAACTCAAACATGATCTTGCTCTGGTAATTTTTTTGCCGATAGTACATTCCTTCTATGCTTTCTGTACCAGTGCCCCACTACTTCCGTACAATATTCTCCAGCTTCTGTGTTTTATTAATGCATATGCGTACATTGATGTGGTCTTTTGGTTCAATTCAGTACCGCTTTTTGGTGGATGGTGTCTGGAGATGTGATGACACAAAACCTATTGTACGTGATGAATATGGCCTGATCAGCAATGAAATGCTTGTCACACTTGTGGAGAATAATACACACCCGGCTGTACAGCTAGAGCCACCTCCCATTAGAAGAATGAATTTGGATGAGGGTACTATCTTGACAACAGTACGTGTCGAAGTTCCAAATTTTATTTTTTGTCTTGCACAATTCATAGACTCTCCTGAATAACTAATGCTTAATTGTGTACTGTGCCATAAATCTCCATACAGATGCCACCAGAACCACCATCTCGAAACTCAGGCATGCAGATTGCAGTTTTCCGCCATCGGGTCTCTGAAATACTATTACATAATACCATATATGATGTTGTTCCTGTTTCTAGCAAGGTTAGGCTCTTGTTTTATGATCAACACTTTGTCTTTGACCATGCAATAATCAGTTTTCACATAAGTATTTCAGATAGCAATTTTGGACGCTCGGCTTCCTGTCAAACAAGCATTTAATATTATGCATGATGAGGTATGTGTTTGCAAGAACTGCTATGTGTGCTTTTGTTTTTTTTACTTCGTTATGTCTGAACTTCCCTGTGTTGGATCATCATGTTATTGAGGAATTTAAAAAATATTCTTGGAACAAGTACCCTCATCATTAGCCGCAAATCCCATCCCGCCCTATATGTTCTACAGTTATCCAAATTCTTATAGCAGCAGACATCTCCTTTGTCTTTACCCAGAATAACACAATTACTATCACCACTGTACCTCCATTTAGTAACGTAATTTAGATGAGAAAAATTATCATTTACTTTTCAAGGTTCTATTTGTGTTGGTATTTGTCCTGGTGTATTCATTTATGGTGTGGTCCACTAGCCAACATGTGATTTACCTTGTCAATCAAATACCTTAAGAGTAGTACGCAATTAACCTTTTCTTGTTTTAGGGCCTTGCTTTGGTTCCTCTTTGGGATGATGGCCAAGGAACCGTAACAGGCATGCTAACTGCTTCTGATTTTGTATTAATTTTGAGAAAGGTGAGATCTCAATTACTGTATTTCTTCCTCTGTCAGCGAGGTTTTTACTAATTCTCAGATCTGCAGTTGCAGAGGAACATTCGAGTTCTGGGCCATGAAGAGCTTGAAATGCATTCAGTTTCTGCTTGGAAAGAAGCAAAACTGCAGTATTATGGAGGGGCTGATGTCGCAGGCATGCAAAGAAGGCCATTAGTTCATGTATTTTCCTGTACATTTTCCAGGCTTCTCTCATCTGATTAGCTGTGTAAACATTCTAAAGATCAGCATTGGCAAATAGGAAAAACTAATTATATGCCCAGAAATATAATGCTACCATCACTTTCCAAAATATGTCAATATCGTTACTTGAACATTCATATTGACTGATCTACCATTCATTGTTGGGATTCTTTCTGCTAACCCAGGCCTTTTGGGATATGGTAGAATGGGGCCTGGCTATTCCAAAGCCTAAATTCCCCCGCATCCAAACATGCCAGATAGTTTGAATCTTCTGTATTTGCAGGAATTGAAAATTGTTGG contains:
- the LOC125537953 gene encoding sucrose nonfermenting 4-like protein isoform X1 — protein: MVLRRFAWPFGGQRASFCGSFTGWRECPMGLVGTEFQVVFDLPPGLYQYRFLVDGVWRCDDTKPIVRDEYGLISNEMLVTLVENNTHPAVQLEPPPIRRMNLDEGTILTTMPPEPPSRNSGMQIAVFRHRVSEILLHNTIYDVVPVSSKIAILDARLPVKQAFNIMHDEGLALVPLWDDGQGTVTGMLTASDFVLILRKLQRNIRVLGHEELEMHSVSAWKEAKLQYYGGADVAGMQRRPLVHVKDSDNLRDVALTIIQNEISSVPIFKSSTDISGIPLLNLATLPGILKFLCSKLQEQPEGYPILRNQISSIPIGTWSQHTGRASTRQLRTSGLSAPLITCLDFLLEDRISSIPIVDDNGSLLDVYSLSDIMALAKNDVYACIELEQLTVENALELQYQVNGRRQCHTCLSTSTLLEVLDQLSVPGVRRLVVIEPMTRFVQGIISLRDAITFLLG
- the LOC125537953 gene encoding sucrose nonfermenting 4-like protein isoform X3, yielding MVLRRFAWPFGGQRASFCGSFTGWRECPMGLVGTEFQVVFDLPPGLYQYRFLVDGVWRCDDTKPIVRDEYGLISNEMLVTLVENNTHPAVQLEPPPIRRMNLDEGTILTTMPPEPPSRNSGMQIAVFRHRVSEILLHNTIYDVVPVSSKIAILDARLPVKQAFNIMHDEGLALVPLWDDGQGTVTGMLTASDFVLILRKLQRNIRVLGHEELEMHSVSAWKEAKLQYYGGADVAGMQRRPLVHVKDSDNLRDVALTIIQNEISSVPIFKSSTDISGIPLLNLATLPGILKYRISSIPIVDDNGSLLDVYSLSDIMALAKNDVYACIELEQLTVENALELQYQVNGRRQCHTCLSTSTLLEVLDQLSVPGVRRLVVIEPMTRFVQGIISLRDAITFLLG
- the LOC125537953 gene encoding sucrose nonfermenting 4-like protein isoform X2; the protein is MVLRRFAWPFGGQRASFCGSFTGWRECPMGLVGTEFQVVFDLPPGLYQYRFLVDGVWRCDDTKPIVRDEYGLISNEMLVTLVENNTHPAVQLEPPPIRRMNLDEGTILTTMPPEPPSRNSGMQIAVFRHRVSEILLHNTIYDVVPVSSKIAILDARLPVKQAFNIMHDEGLALVPLWDDGQGTVTGMLTASDFVLILRKRNIRVLGHEELEMHSVSAWKEAKLQYYGGADVAGMQRRPLVHVKDSDNLRDVALTIIQNEISSVPIFKSSTDISGIPLLNLATLPGILKFLCSKLQEQPEGYPILRNQISSIPIGTWSQHTGRASTRQLRTSGLSAPLITCLDFLLEDRISSIPIVDDNGSLLDVYSLSDIMALAKNDVYACIELEQLTVENALELQYQVNGRRQCHTCLSTSTLLEVLDQLSVPGVRRLVVIEPMTRFVQGIISLRDAITFLLG